The sequence below is a genomic window from Ficedula albicollis isolate OC2 chromosome 2, FicAlb1.5, whole genome shotgun sequence.
gcctgcacagtaaagaagtaCTTCCTATATTCAGGTGAaactttctgtttctgcatCAGATTCTGCCTATTGTCTCTTGTCCTATTGTTTGGCACCATGTGCTGTAATTACCAATTTGTAGTAATTGTCAAGCCATGTTTTTTAGGCAGCAGGAGTCCTCTAGCTCTTTTAAATGCTGTAAAGATAAACACTTATAAAGACAAAAGCTGTAAAATTTTAACGAGGACTGTGTAGGACCTATACTCAATTAAGTAGATGAATGCATTAAAAGTATAACGTTACATAATTATTAAAAGTTCATCCACATCAAAAGCATCCACAGCCCATGTGAGAAGGTTGATTACTGTGTCTGTCAAATCCAAGTGttcaggagctgctcagtgATAATACCCTCATGATTCAAACCTAATTATAATTTAGTAATTGTATTTTATCTCTAAAACCTGTGAACTGGAGGTTTCTCAGGTGACTCCAAGAGTTACATGAATACCTAGTTCATGCTGTTGTTAGAAATGCACAGAAGTGACTCTGACTTCATAACCAACGAAAAAGTCATTGATtaagaattttcaaaattaagcaGCTGTTTGGTTTTGCCGGCCTAGAAGCAAGATACAACTAGTGAAGAGGCATCTTGGGTAACCTCTACAGACGTGTGATAAACCACCACAGTTCTCAAGGGCTGAGAAGCAATTCTTCCAACTGTGCACATCAGACTGCCTTCACTGGATCTTGCACACTACTTACTGAGCTTGAAGAATTTCAGTTTACAAGCCTATACACCAAGATGCCACTGGTCCAGCTTGTTGGTATATTTAATATCCCTCAGGAAAGACAAGATTTCATACGGGGTATGATTGCAGTGAACCAGAGCCATGATATAAAAACAGAATGATTGAGCAGTTGACTGTTTCAGCTGAGTATTTTCAGAGTTGCTCTCCTTAAGTCATAGTTGTTTATTACAAGTCAAATATCTATGGCAACTGTGAATGCAgcttaaatattaaatattgctATATCGTTTTCATGCTTCATTTGTAGCAAACTACAAATAATTCTGACTCAAATGGAGTGTCACTTCTGGAAAACATTATATGTCATCTTAGTATGGTAATGTGGGAAGCTTTTCCCTgtatagaaagagaaaataaatcctttgtACCAAATGCATTCAAATTCTAGATATTTTTCAAGCTTGGTGATACCAACCAAAATTGACaacattttattctgcttaACAGGCATCCCATTGTTTTTCTAGACACAGTAAGAATTCATAGCAACATAAAATACAGATTGTGTATTATTTATAGTTTTGTGTAGTAGTGATTTGGTAGATAAGTTTTCTATTAATGTAAATAGGACACGagtagtctttttttttcatgggaaGAAAAGCTTTAGCTATGAATTCTCACCTGAAAAGGCAGTTTTAAACATGAATTAACATTAATGGAATTAacaatatttgtgtttttaactTCAAAGTAACTTCTGgttgaagaaagaaattaactaCAAATTAATAAGGAATAGCATTAATCCATGGATGTATTCACAAAAAACGAATCCCACAAAACTATCCTGAAAACTAACAACTTTAGAACTGAACTGTAgatttcaatttatttaaaagctctCATGTTACTTTCACTGATCTAAAAGGCAGTACATATTTCAGGggcaattttaatttaattttccaattcTACCCTCAATATGTAAGACAACATAACATTACATGACTCAAATCTTGAAAACTGTCTGATTACGAAAGTTCAAAAGGATAAAATGTTGAAGTACTCCATTTGTTGAAGAACAATCATGATCTTGCAATTCTGATCTCCTCTCATCTGGCGTGGGAGGAAATTCCTGTATTCTGTAAACATAAAACAGTAACATGGTAATGACAGAGAGacctttttttggttttgttgtttttttaatctcagtgaCCTTTCTCCCATAGAAGAGAAATTGCACAACCTACATTTCAGAGGCAGCATAAGCAAAGCGCTATTTCATGACACACAACACTTGTTAAAACTCGATAAAAACtccctcttcttttctctgtgctgccttgGTGATGACACTCAAGATTCACAGGTGACTAATAATAAACACAGAATCTACTTTGTCCTCTTTCATAGCTCATCTAAACATTGAGCcacacctgcagctcacagcGTTGGTTATCTTCCCATAAAATTACCACCTAATAAgctacatttaaaaagaaatcctaCTCCAGTCCAGTTCATTATTTGTCAAAAGCCTTCAAAAGTTGAACGTTttctatggggaaaaaaaatcactaaagcctttttttctaaagctttaGTTTGTCCTTAAAAACAAGCATCCTAGTTTAATTTCCAAATCTACTCAGTGTTTAATGAgttcttgctgtttttctcttatGCCTGCTCTTTTTGTCTTATTCAGGTGTTGCAATTAAGTTCATACCACAGCTTCAACCCTTAGTTTTTATGTACGAATACTGCTACTTCTCCTTGCGCTTTTGTTTACTCTGCAGTAACTGTTACTCCCTTAAATTACACTGCAATATTTAACCTGACAAAATTAAACTCGGGATACAAAGCATGGACTGAGAAGTTAATTTTTCTGCCTCACCATGTTCCTTGTCCACTTCATCACATAAACCAACAGATTTAGGCAAGTTTTGGGAGCACCCTTTCAAtgggaaaagtaaaaagaaagggataaaaaaacAGTCACTACTGCAATTTAGGccagtgaaataaaatagacggtgagaaaacacagacagaagCAACCGATTTTCCAAACTTCCTACCATTAATTGAGAAATGCCTTTCAGATACCGTGTTCAGCATCTGTTGAATATAATGGCACAGAGAATCCTGATGGTGAATCCTCCTTTCTTCAAgttcaaaaccagaaaggagTTTTATGTCTTGTGGAAGGGAGTTCTGATCCTTCTAGATGCACAGACTTTTCACGTTGGAGACCATCGGAGACTTCTTCAGCAGCTTATACACACTCAAATGATTACAAACCATAACGCAGCATGGCTCTACTCATTGTTTACAGTTAATAAAGAATCTGGAAGTTTTTATGACTAAATCAGCAGTTCAGCTTAAAATTTGAACCTCAAATACAGGGCTACCTTTTTAAGTAAAAGAAGTACTATGGGACACTTGAACTTTTTGGAATATCCCCAGCAGGATATCCTTGAAATACAATTGAAAATATCCTCTTCAAGCCTGTTTTAGTACTTGGTGCTTAGAATTGTGGATACTTGTAATTCAGAGCAGCCCAAGATATCTTAACATTTCAACTCCATGAAACTCTTCAGAATTATGAAAAAACACACCACCTTTTATTTAATACATGCAGCTTCACACCTATTATCCAAATACTAATTATATTTTGCTCACCTACAGTATAGCCATGAAAATAATGATTCTGCATATGAACGCTTCCTTTAAGATGCCATAAATCAACAGAAACACAGGTTTAAAAATTTTCAACTTTGAAATTTATTTAGAACTCAGGGTTTAAGCGTGGTAAGTTTCCAATTGTCTGATAATAGCACACCCATTTAACTATCATGGAAATTGCACTAATTCCCCCTGCCCCCCTCCCCCTTAGAAATCTGGTTCATTTTAACAGCCGGTGGTTCTGCACATAGTGCACTCTAGGACACTACTGCAATTCCTGAGTGTTCAAAGCTACTGTATAATACATTAAgttgaaagaaaaccaacaaaattattattcagAGCTAAAACAGCTATTTTACCTTACGGCTAAAgtacagaatcataaaatgcaatgtattttaacaaaattaagGAAATTCTTCTAGAATGcttaaaaaagggaagagagaaaaaaaagaagttttaaaaaatgacatatTTTTTGCCTTAgtttaaaactaaataaattttaGCCTCAAGTCATTAGCCTCAAGACTATTAAAAAATGGCCAGTGAACTTAAGACTCACTCAGACTGATATGTAGTTGTGACTAAAATATCCATGTTGGTATTCCTTGACCTTTTAGGGTATTCCTAGCGGCTCTAACAAAAGCAGCATAACAGGGTAGCTCTGGTTTCTCATTCTAGTGCTCTTGAAAATGAGTTACTAACAGCACTGACCAGAGTGCTTACACACGGAATTTCAGACAATCACCCTACAATGCACTTCAGCTTTACTGTGCAAAGCCAATCTAGTCACAAACATCCCCACATTAAACACATTAAATTGTGCCAAAGTATGTGATGTGAATAAACGTCAGCTAATCTACCAACACACTGACAAACGTCAGCATTGTTTAAGCCcagaataaaatttcatttgtcAGAACTGacctcctccctgggcagactgCATAACCTATCTAAGTTACTAGTTTTCATCCAGGAAAATACCTTCCAAGTTGTATTTATGTTGACAAACAAAGTTTAGAGGAGAGTTTCATTCCTCTAAATTAGCTGTGAGTTAAAACATCAAGAAAGAGGTTCCACCATCAGTTGGTGGGATTTTCCATGATAGACCACAATCACTTCCTAATCAAAACAAAGCTGAAGCAGTGGCAGCTGATGGAAATGCTAATTACATTGTTCTTGCATAATTTCTCATGATGCACTAGTTTTATTCTCATTTACAGATGATTTTAGCAGAAGGGTTCTTCAGGCTGCAGCTGAACAAAAAGCAACTTCTTGTCTcaagttgttttctttatgGAAACTTGTTTTGAACAAAGAACCGATACTACAGGCAACTGCCAACAGGATCTACCAAAAGATAATGTGTTCCACTCTAATATTATATCAGTGGCTCACCAAtccttttcccctaaaatatttgtaaaaacacTGGAAATACCTATGAAATTTATAAAACAGCTCCTAAAACATCTGCTTAATGTCCTTTCCTTCAAATATAAAAGACCTCCACATTTTAGGGTCTTTTGCTATGGGTACGAGGGAGAGGTTGAGGAAGAGGTAAAAGGCAGGACAACTATCTTTTCAGTTGCTATGTTACAAAATTTAAATGACTACTACTCTAGAGATTAAATATAGACTTTACATAAACAATCAGAACAATGGAAATAAACCATAACTGAAGCCATATAAAATCCTCATCAGGTCAAGTGACAGcatattaagaaaaaacatgtaTGTTATATAGAAGATAATATACACAGATTTTAACAATCATTTTCCCCCTTAAAAGTCACTGTCAGTAGGATCACAGTCTTACTGTACAGACAAGTGACTGGAATATTTGAAATTACTAACGGGGTAAATTGAGGTTATAGAAGCAAAATTTTATCAAGTACACCTTTGCACATGTCTATACTATGACTTAAATTAAAAGCCTTAAGCATTCTCCTACATACTCCACTTTCAACCTAAATGAAATATCACTAACAGTATACAAAGAGGGCATTTCTAATCTAGTTAGTGTAACTATATGCCACAGGACAGCTATCTTACAAAGGAGATTAAGTTCAGATGTttagaaactttaaaaataagagaaagctAGAAACCCTAAAGAGCTACTCAAATGGAACTATAATTATCTTTTAGAGAGTATTAGACTAAATTCCAGTATTTGCTACGGTCATTGTATTAAAAGAAAGTTCTACCACACCTAAAGGATAAGGCATAGCCATCTACTAATTGgcatatttgtttatttgtctCAGTTTGTGAAAATGTTCTTATTTGTGtaagcagcaaaacaaactcCAACTGAATGATTGCTATATGCAAAAGAACTGAAGGCAATAGCCTCTGCAGTGAACTTTACAGTTCTCAACAGCACACACGCAACATGCTATCTGAAAAAAGTTTCTAACTGAACTACATgtattaaatactgaaaaaagttttacattttttattataatttattttatttaacaatcTAAGAAGTTTGCAGCCATCAGAAGTTCCAGTGCAATTTCAGGTGCAATTGGGAATTCAGGAATCTCCGTAGAGCTGTTAGTATAGCGGACCTTGTAGGTGAAATACATGCATACTTTGGATAGGACATGGGATGGGATCTCTCTAAAATTCAcctcatttgtttcattttctgcaaactgacctgcagaaagaaaaaagacaacacAAAATAACACCAAACCAGACATCAAAATCTCAATTcagtgcaaaatgaaacaacttACCATATTATTACAATGCATTTAAATAGATCTGCCTAAGTCTCATCTTCCAGGGTATTATATTTTTCACTGTAAAGCAGGATGTGCCACACCCAGCACTATGAAATGTTTATTTAGGCTGCAGCCTATCAGCATTATTCTGAACTACACCAGAAATTTAGGTTTACTTCCAATACAGCAGATAGGTACTTTAGATGTGTACTAAGCTCTAAAAGGCATCAATCCAAATTTCTAGCTGTCCTgtccaaggaaaagaaaaggtttctgGATGTTTCATATCTGGATATGCACACATACATATGTGTATCAGTAGTCCCTTCTATGACCCAATAGCTTTGAATTCCTCAGTTTCAGGAAAATTTGACAAGAGGGTTGAAACCTCAAAATTTCATTACCTTGATAAGCTGCTGAAACAGACagacagcaggaacagggaaaCTAGTTGTATTGCAGGGAAGTTTACATGCAGTACAAGTTTATGCCTATTATATGAAAGAATTTATTCAGATTTCAAACCTCAAAAGACAAGTAAATTTGAAATTCACCCCCTATAGTTCCTATAACCATGAAACCTGGATGATACAAAAGTTACAATTCCATGGCTAGTCCCACAGGATTTCTATTACTTTTGTCTCTCTTCCCCTCACATCTTTGGACTTTCAACtcattaaactgaaagaaaataagaaaataccaACATTAACTCAATGTTTATGGAGATGAGCAATGTTTAGTTCCCATTGTTTCTGTGGGCATCTCCTTCTAGCTACAAAGCAGAGCTATTTACTAATGTCTACAGATTTGTGTTGCAATATCTGCATGAACTGAAGCCAATCTGGCTTAAATTTTAGTACAAGAACagttggaaggaaaagaagaaatgctaGCATATTGGCCAAATCACAGCACTGAAACAAAAGACTTACACATCAGTGAAATTATGACCTACTGAACCAGACAGCAACAGTACTTTTCCTTGTGACCCATTTATCTTGTtagtatttatataaaatattcttgACTGCTGAGTTTCTAGCAGTTCTAGCCCTCTAAGCAGGCTACTTTGCCTTTCCTCCTTCACACTGAATGAATTCAGAGCAGGTCTTGTAACTATTCTACCTCTTAGATGTCTGGGAGGCTGACATGGACACAAAACACTTACTCATGTATTTTCGAATGCAACCATAAAATGACACTGAGAATTTTAATTGCTCAGTTTGCCCAAGTATTaataagcaattaaaaatatatcaaacCAATATATCTCTCCAATAATCTCCCTCACCAGAATCTTAAAAAGAACATAAGAACCCTATTAAGCTTCATGTAGCCTACTACCCAACCACTCAAGTGGCCAAAGGTAAAGGCACAGGATGAGGGTATAGAAGGGGGAAAGCACTTGTGTTAACTTCTCCCTATTCTCTCCTCCACCGTTTTTGTCTTCAGAAATTAGTTCAGACACTTCTTAAACCAGATATAGGCTCATATATTCAGTAACATGTGAGATCCTTTCCTCCCGTGAGTTCAGCTTGAGGCGAGGGCAGATAACTTCATCATTAAGCTCAGGAACTCCTTGCCATAGGATGTTGCCAACATGTGGCCTTAACCTGAGTAGGCAGCCAAGTACCACACAGCTGCTTACTCATTTGCCCCTGCTGTGGGTGGACAAGGGAAGAGGAAATGAACagtaaaagcaagaaaacttcTAGgttgaaagaagagaaatgaaacaaaacaagtgATGTAATGGTAATCACCACCTCTCATGGGCAGACTAATGACAAGCCAGTTCTCAAGCAAGAGATGGCTCACTTCCCTTTTTACACCTCTCCTTTTTTACTCTGGAGCAAGACATATGTCAAGTAATATGTCTTTCAGTAGTTCAGGTCATGTGACTGGCTgtgttccctcccagcctcttgCACACCCTCCTGTCTGGTTATTGAGTGAGGAAAGGGTGAAGCCTGAACAGTGTGCAAACACCTTTCAGCAACAGCTAAACCAGGTGTTATTGGTTCTGTTTTAGTCACAGATATAAAGCACAGAACCCTGTAACctgctatgaagaaaattaactccataTGGAACACCAGAAGTTCCACCATGGATGTGGCAATGAAGAACTACCAgctctggtttgttttgaaCTTGGCAGCTCCCTGTTTCATAATAATACCCTCAAGTTCTCATACCATGGGAAACTAATAGCAGTGTAAGACGGTGTAAAATCCCTAACTGCCCAAAGAGCAGAGTACAATTTTAAGTCTGGTACTATGGTGCCCCAACAGAGATGGACTGTTCTGCTGGAAACAGGAACTAGGCATAATGTTGAAAACTTACcattttttctgaacttttacTTACTGTACAATAAAAATTCAAACTGTCcaaaagtgaaaacaaagaaGGTAAAGGTACTAAGTCTTCTGCACCTACCTGGTCCACTCAACATAGCTTTTATTGTTCCTGATGTTAATGCATGCTCTCTTTTTACAATGAACTCATGGCCATCAGAGGATATTAACTTCACATACATAGCATCTGGGCCCTCACACCCACCGTatgttttctcttctccatctgTATCAGAAAAAAGATAATGGTTTCAGAACACAATATACTGATTCACATTACTAAAAATGCAAGTTGAAGTCTTTCCTATGACTACATTTGCAGACTGAAGAACCCAATACAACCAGAAATGAGACATTTTGCATATTTGAAGATTACTTTTCTGAAGTAATCAGAAACCTGGTTTAAAATAAGTAGTTTTGcaaaacttggattttttttattaatatccCTCCATCATCTAATTCtgatatgatttttaaaatctacatAGGAATGAAGTTTTCCTTTACACATTCTCAAGTAAACTGAACATGCTATTGCTTCCTTCCATTACATCTACAGTCATGTTTATCATACTAATACTTGCTCAAAGTTAACTAAACACATCTGATACTGAAAAGTGCAGACGGTGAcgaaaaaatgttttctgaagcaCTTGTAAGAACAAAAGCAGTCAATATTCCTGTACTGAAGAAATGACATGAAATAAGATTCATCCTCCCTCACTGCCCAACCATACCCAGAACCATACAACATCAGTGCACACCTCTATTGTGGCCTTTGGCAGAAAGCATGCAAAGTGCCAAAGCACTAAACCCAGGGAGACTCCAAAATTCTCCCCACAGGAGTTTGactgtgctttttctgtttcccttctctcttctgtttcaCTGAATACCTGCTCTCTACTTTGTTTCTCCTGAAAGCTTTATCCCACTTACCTTTTTGTGCCTTCTTTTATTGTATCCTGACAGCACtacttttaaaaactgaattactGTAGTTGGTATAGCAAATAAAACATTCCCCCAATCAAGTTGCTTTGTGAATTTGAAGTTAAAATTGAATTATTATGTACTTATTGCCAATTTTCATAAAGTACTGCCAGTGCCAAACATGCTATAATACAGTCACAGAAAGTATAGACAAAACCTGAATCCGTCCAATCCTGTTTCACTAACCAGTCATTTCCTGAGGCAGAAACAACAGTTTCAGGAATGCAGTCATATCACACACAGTGTCATTTACCAGAAATCAGTCAATATTATGATCCCTGAGCCAGAATTCAACAGGCTGACTTCAgttaacaaacaaacaaagaactattttaaaaagtacacAGTGAAATGTTCTTGGCCACTATATAAAAGTTTAGTGCTATAAAAGCCTAAAGGCATCTCTATTTTAGAATATAATCAGGACTATGCATGTTAAGCAAGTGAAATTTTTTGTTAGAAAAGATACACTCTGAAAAGTCTTCCAGTAAATGAACAGTCAGTTGAGAAAATTCTCTTACAAAACATTTGTAGGAAGTTTGAGGCTACAGGAAAAAGTGACAAGATCAACATTTAAATCTTGGTATCTACCTCCTCTACCAATATAAGAGAGAAAATGCCTGAAATCATATAAAAACAAGAAACACTCTAAGATTGTGAACTTACCCATTCtcttcttattaaaaataaaaggtttcttTTCAACCGCAGATTTCGCAATAGGAGCgtctgaaaaaaacacaaggGGCAATAATTTGAGTCAgcaatacaatttttaaattcccCTTTACTTATTAGTCTTTATGTTACCATAAACACTTTTCCAAAAAGAGTATGATGATAAACAACATGCAGTGTTGATGAGCAGTGTGTTTTGAAAACAGGAAACCTATGAAGTTGATCCACGGGAAATGCAAACCCTCGACCTTAGCACCTGCAGTACTGTCTGGAGGGCGACCTGcttgctggaaagcagctttgcacaACTGGACCTGGTGGACAAGTTGAACACGAGCCAGCAGCATGCTCTTGCAGCAAAGATGGCCAACAGCACCCTGGACTTTATTCAAGAGCACTGCCAGAAGGTTGAGGcagctgatcctgcccctccACTTCGCACTGCTGGGACACATGAGGAGTGTGACAGACTGAAGTGAGTCCCGCAAAGGGTCACAAAGCACTttccaaggacaggctgagagaactggggtTGTTTAGGCCAGAGAAGGCTCAGGGATCAGTCTAATCAGTATGCACTAAATACCTGGCCTTCAACCTCTCCTTCACAGAAGATTGACAGTTCCCAATATCACCTACATAATCTACTTCAGACCTTCTACTT
It includes:
- the TCEB1 gene encoding transcription elongation factor B polypeptide 1, which translates into the protein MDGEEKTYGGCEGPDAMYVKLISSDGHEFIVKREHALTSGTIKAMLSGPGQFAENETNEVNFREIPSHVLSKVCMYFTYKVRYTNSSTEIPEFPIAPEIALELLMAANFLDC